In Haematobia irritans isolate KBUSLIRL chromosome 1, ASM5000362v1, whole genome shotgun sequence, a genomic segment contains:
- the Gip gene encoding hydroxypyruvate isomerase-like protein Gip: MALKFAANLNFLFTEAASIAERIVLAHKAGFQAVEIPYPRSEEAAVVKAKEETGINVSLLNIALGSNELQLGATSVPGAEKHFQSHLNETVNLAKQLQCQKIHLMSGLVKTSSREEHLATYLANLKYAVGILEKENIVGVIEPINPYSVPSYFMNCYDMAVTVLDEVKSNNLKLLLDVFHRQLIRGNLSNGFKELSPYIGHIQIAQVPHRHEPDQAGELDYAHVFELISRAGYADWIGCEYKPKTTTTEGLQWLEKYGQKL; the protein is encoded by the coding sequence ATGGCTCTTAAATTTGCggcaaatctaaattttctattcactGAAGCTGCGAGTATTGCGGAGCGTATAGTGCTTGCTCACAAAGCAGGATTCCAAGCTGTTGAAATACCCTACCCAAGGTCAGAAGAAGCTGCTGTTGTCAAAGCCAAAGAAGAAACCGGTATAAATGTATCTCTGTTAAACATAGCTTTGGGCAGTAACGAATTACAATTGGGAGCTACAAGTGTGCCAGGTGccgaaaaacattttcaaagtcATTTAAATGAAACCGTCAATTTAGCTAAGCAATTGCAATGCCAAAAAATTCACCTAATGTCAGGCTTGGTAAAGACTAGCTCACGCGAAGAACATTTAGCCACATATTTGGCAAATTTGAAATATGCTGTTGGCATTTTAGAAAAAGAGAATATTGTTGgtgtaattgaaccaattaatccATACTCTGTACCCTCGTATTTTATGAACTGCTATGATATGGCTGTAACTGTATTGGATGAAGTTAAAAGTAATAATCTAAAACTTCTCTTGGATGTCTTTCATAGACAATTGATTCGTGGTAATCTAAGCAATGGATTCAAAGAATTGTCTCCATATATTGGTCATATACAGATAGCTCAAGTACCACATCGCCATGAACCTGATCAGGCAGGAGAATTGGATTATGCCCATGTTTTCGAGTTGATATCAAGAGCTGGCTATGCAGATTGGATTGGTTGTGAATATAAACCAAAAACCACAACCACCGAAGGTCTCCAATGGCTTGAGAAATATGGACAAAAGTTATAA